From a single Pseudomonas sp. A34-9 genomic region:
- the astA gene encoding arginine N-succinyltransferase: protein MIVRPVRSSDLSALIDLARSTGTGLTTLPANEERLAHRVGWAEKTFRGEAGRGDADYLFVLEDDDGRVVGISAIAGAVGMREPWYNFRVGLTVSASQELNIYREIPTLFLANDLTGNSELCSLFLHADYRNGLNGRMLSKARMLFIAEFPELFGNKIIAEMRGVSDDAGRSPFWESLGRHFFKMEFSQADYLTGVGNKAFIAELMPKFPLYTCFLSEGARNVIGQVHPDTEPALAMLKGEGFSYQGYVDIFDAGPAIECETGKIRAVRDSEALVLAVGTPGDDATPFIIHNRKREDCRITAAPARLAAGTLVVDPLTAKRLQLNAGDQVRAVALSAARESK from the coding sequence ATGATTGTTCGTCCCGTACGCAGCAGCGATTTATCCGCGCTGATCGACCTGGCCCGCAGCACTGGCACCGGCCTGACCACATTGCCGGCCAACGAAGAACGTCTGGCCCATCGGGTTGGTTGGGCCGAGAAGACCTTTCGCGGCGAAGCCGGTCGCGGCGATGCGGACTACCTGTTCGTGCTCGAAGACGATGACGGCCGCGTGGTGGGGATTTCCGCCATCGCCGGTGCGGTCGGTATGCGTGAGCCCTGGTACAACTTCCGTGTCGGCCTGACGGTCAGCGCTTCGCAGGAGCTGAACATCTACCGCGAGATTCCGACGCTGTTCCTGGCTAACGACCTGACCGGTAATTCCGAGTTGTGCTCGCTGTTCCTGCACGCCGATTACCGCAACGGCCTCAACGGTCGCATGCTGTCCAAGGCGCGGATGCTGTTCATCGCTGAGTTCCCGGAACTGTTCGGCAACAAGATCATCGCCGAAATGCGCGGTGTGTCCGATGACGCCGGGCGTTCGCCGTTCTGGGAAAGCCTCGGTCGTCACTTCTTCAAGATGGAATTCAGCCAGGCCGATTACCTGACTGGTGTCGGTAACAAAGCCTTCATCGCCGAGCTGATGCCGAAATTCCCGCTGTACACCTGCTTCCTGTCCGAAGGCGCACGTAACGTCATCGGTCAGGTGCACCCGGACACCGAGCCGGCCCTGGCGATGCTCAAGGGCGAAGGGTTCAGCTATCAGGGTTACGTCGACATCTTCGACGCAGGTCCTGCCATCGAATGCGAAACCGGCAAGATCCGCGCGGTGCGTGACAGCGAAGCGCTGGTGCTGGCCGTGGGCACGCCGGGCGACGATGCGACGCCGTTCATCATCCATAACCGCAAGCGCGAAGACTGCCGCATCACTGCTGCGCCGGCGCGTCTCGCTGCCGGCACGCTGGTGGTCGATCCACTGACCGCCAAACGTCTTCAACTCAACGCTGGCGATCAAGTGCGCGCCGTGGCGTTGTCCGCTGCACGGGAGTCGAAATAA
- a CDS encoding aspartate aminotransferase family protein, with protein MSVEHAAVQRADFDQVMVPNYAPAAFIPVRGAGSRVWDQAGRELIDFAGGIAVNVLGHAHPALVGALTEQANKLWHVSNVFTNEPALRLAHKLIDATFAERVFFCNSGAEANEAAFKLARRVAFDRFGTEKYEIIAALNSFHGRTLFTVNVGGQSKYSDGFGPKITGITHVPYNDLEALKAAVSDKTCAVVLEPIQGEGGVLPAELAYLQGARELCDANNALLVFDEVQTGMGRSGKLFAYQHYGVTPDILTSAKSLGGGFPIAAMLTTEALAKHLVVGTHGTTYGGNPLACAVAEAVIDVINTPEVLNGVNAKHDKFKARLEQIGEKYGLFTQVRGLGLLIGCVLSDAWKGKAKDIFNAAEKEGLMILQAGPDVIRFAPSLVVEDADIDAGLDRFERAAAKLTQA; from the coding sequence ATGTCCGTTGAGCACGCTGCGGTACAACGCGCCGATTTCGACCAGGTTATGGTTCCCAACTACGCGCCTGCCGCTTTCATTCCGGTGCGTGGCGCCGGTTCCCGCGTCTGGGATCAGGCCGGCCGCGAGCTGATCGACTTCGCCGGCGGCATCGCCGTCAATGTATTGGGCCATGCGCACCCGGCGCTGGTCGGCGCATTGACCGAGCAAGCGAACAAGCTGTGGCACGTGTCCAACGTGTTCACCAACGAGCCAGCGCTGCGCCTGGCGCACAAGCTGATCGACGCCACGTTCGCCGAGCGCGTGTTCTTCTGCAACTCGGGCGCTGAAGCCAACGAGGCCGCGTTCAAGCTGGCCCGTCGCGTTGCGTTCGACCGTTTCGGCACTGAGAAGTACGAGATCATCGCCGCGCTGAACAGCTTCCACGGCCGTACCCTGTTCACCGTCAACGTCGGTGGCCAGTCGAAGTACTCCGACGGTTTCGGCCCGAAAATCACTGGCATCACCCACGTGCCGTATAACGACCTGGAAGCGTTGAAAGCTGCGGTGTCCGACAAGACCTGTGCGGTCGTGCTGGAACCGATCCAGGGCGAGGGCGGCGTGCTGCCAGCCGAACTGGCTTACCTGCAAGGTGCCCGCGAACTGTGCGACGCGAACAACGCGCTGCTGGTGTTCGACGAAGTGCAAACCGGCATGGGCCGCAGCGGCAAGCTGTTCGCCTACCAGCATTACGGCGTGACCCCGGACATCCTGACCAGCGCCAAGAGCCTGGGCGGCGGTTTCCCGATCGCGGCGATGCTGACCACCGAAGCGCTGGCCAAACATCTGGTCGTTGGCACTCACGGCACCACTTACGGCGGCAACCCGCTGGCGTGCGCAGTCGCTGAAGCCGTGATCGACGTGATCAATACTCCAGAAGTACTGAACGGCGTGAACGCCAAGCACGACAAGTTCAAGGCGCGTCTTGAGCAGATCGGCGAGAAATACGGCCTGTTCACTCAGGTGCGTGGCCTCGGCCTGTTGATCGGTTGCGTGCTCAGCGATGCCTGGAAAGGCAAGGCCAAAGACATCTTCAACGCCGCCGAAAAAGAAGGCCTGATGATTCTGCAAGCCGGCCCGGACGTGATCCGTTTCGCGCCGAGCCTGGTGGTGGAAGACGCCGATATCGATGCCGGTCTCGACCGCTTCGAACGCGCTGCTGCAAAACTGACGCAAGCTTGA
- the astD gene encoding succinylglutamate-semialdehyde dehydrogenase, whose product MMNSLYIAGEWLAGQGEAFQSLNPVTQQVLWSGEGATTAQVESAVQAARQAFPGWARRSLDERISVLEAFAASLKNHADELARTIGEETGKPLWESATEVTSMVNKIAISVQSYRERTGEKSGPLGDATAVLRHKPHGVVAVFGPYNFPGHLPNGHIVPALLAGNSVLFKPSELTPKVAELTVKCWIEAGLPAGVLNLLQGARETGIALAANPGIDGLFFTGSSRTGNHLHQQFAGRPDKILALEMGGNNPLVVDQVADLDAAVYTIIQSAFISAGQRCTCARRLLVPQGAWGDSLLKRLVEVSSTIEVGAFDQQPAPFMGSVISLGAAKALMDAQAHLLANGAVSLLAMTQPQAQAALLTPGILDVSAVADRPDEELFGPLLQVIRYVDFEAAIAEANDTAYGLAAGLLSDSEARYQQFWLQSRAGIVNWNKQLTGAASSAPFGGVGASGNHRASAYYAADYCAYPVASLETPSLVLPAALTPGVKMV is encoded by the coding sequence ATAATGAATTCGCTATACATCGCAGGTGAGTGGCTGGCCGGTCAGGGCGAAGCTTTTCAATCGCTGAACCCGGTGACCCAGCAAGTGCTGTGGTCGGGGGAGGGCGCGACCACTGCCCAGGTTGAATCGGCGGTGCAGGCTGCGCGTCAGGCATTTCCGGGCTGGGCGCGTCGTTCACTGGACGAACGCATCAGCGTGCTTGAGGCTTTTGCCGCGTCGCTGAAAAATCACGCTGACGAACTGGCCCGCACCATTGGTGAAGAGACCGGCAAGCCGCTGTGGGAATCGGCCACCGAAGTGACCAGCATGGTCAACAAGATCGCGATCTCGGTGCAAAGCTATCGCGAGCGTACCGGCGAGAAGAGCGGCCCGTTGGGCGACGCCACCGCCGTGTTGCGCCACAAGCCGCACGGCGTGGTGGCGGTGTTCGGCCCTTACAACTTCCCCGGCCATTTGCCCAACGGCCACATCGTGCCGGCGCTGCTGGCGGGTAACAGCGTGCTGTTCAAGCCAAGCGAGCTGACCCCGAAAGTCGCCGAGCTGACGGTCAAGTGCTGGATCGAGGCCGGTCTGCCGGCAGGCGTTCTGAACCTGCTGCAAGGCGCTCGCGAAACCGGCATCGCGCTGGCGGCGAACCCGGGTATCGACGGTCTGTTTTTCACCGGTTCGAGTCGCACTGGCAATCATCTGCACCAGCAATTCGCCGGTCGTCCGGACAAGATCCTCGCGCTGGAAATGGGCGGCAACAATCCGCTGGTGGTTGATCAGGTCGCGGATCTGGATGCAGCGGTTTACACGATCATTCAGTCGGCGTTCATTTCTGCTGGCCAGCGTTGCACCTGTGCGCGCCGCTTGCTGGTACCGCAGGGCGCGTGGGGCGACAGCCTGCTCAAGCGTTTGGTTGAAGTCAGCTCGACTATTGAGGTCGGCGCATTCGATCAGCAGCCGGCGCCGTTCATGGGTTCAGTGATTTCCCTTGGCGCGGCGAAAGCGCTGATGGATGCCCAGGCCCATCTGTTGGCCAACGGCGCCGTGTCGCTGCTGGCAATGACGCAACCGCAGGCACAAGCCGCGCTGCTGACTCCGGGCATTCTCGATGTGAGCGCTGTTGCCGATCGTCCGGACGAAGAACTGTTCGGCCCGTTGTTGCAAGTGATTCGCTACGTCGATTTCGAAGCGGCGATCGCTGAGGCGAATGACACTGCTTATGGTCTGGCCGCGGGTTTGCTGTCGGATTCCGAAGCGCGTTATCAGCAGTTCTGGCTGCAAAGCCGTGCCGGTATCGTCAACTGGAACAAACAGCTGACCGGTGCTGCGAGCAGCGCGCCGTTTGGCGGTGTCGGTGCGTCGGGTAACCATCGCGCCAGTGCCTATTACGCGGCGGATTACTGCGCATACCCGGTGGCCTCGCTGGAAACGCCGAGCCTGGTGTTGCCGGCGGCCCTGACGCCTGGCGTGAAAATGGTGTGA
- the astB gene encoding N-succinylarginine dihydrolase has translation MKSYEVNFDGLVGPTHNYGGLSYGNVASQSNSQQSSNPKEAALQGLAKMKALMEMGFQQGVLAPQERPDVAALRRLGFSGTDAQVIERAAKEAMPLLVASCSASSMWVANAATVSPSADTADGRVHFTAANLNCKYHRSIEHPTTSRVLGAMFANQQHFAHHAALPAVAQFGDEGAANHTRFCREYGEAGVEFFVFGRSAFDNRFPAPQKYPARQTLEASQAVARLHGLRDEGVVYAQQNPNVIDQGVFHNDVIAVGNGEVLFYHEDAFLDTEAMLAELQSKLAKVGGNFQSVCVPRSAVTVDDAVRSYLFNSQLLSRADGSMLLIVPQECQANERVWAYLQSLTSSGGLIREVKVFDLKQSMQNGGGPACLRLRVALNETELAAVNPGVIMTPPLYGSLTAWVEKHYRDRLSETDLADPQLLLECRTALDELTQILKLGAVYPFQIN, from the coding sequence ATGAAATCCTATGAAGTCAATTTTGACGGTCTAGTGGGGCCGACCCATAACTACGGTGGTCTGTCCTACGGCAACGTTGCCTCCCAGAGCAACAGCCAGCAATCTTCGAACCCGAAAGAAGCGGCGCTGCAAGGTCTGGCGAAGATGAAAGCGCTGATGGAGATGGGCTTTCAGCAGGGTGTGCTGGCACCGCAAGAGCGCCCGGACGTGGCCGCTTTGCGCCGTCTGGGTTTCAGCGGCACTGACGCACAAGTGATCGAGCGCGCCGCCAAAGAAGCCATGCCGCTGCTGGTCGCCAGTTGCTCGGCGTCGAGCATGTGGGTGGCCAACGCCGCCACCGTCAGCCCGAGTGCCGACACCGCTGACGGTCGCGTGCATTTCACCGCCGCCAACCTCAACTGCAAATACCACCGCAGCATCGAGCACCCGACCACCAGCCGCGTGCTCGGCGCGATGTTCGCCAATCAGCAGCATTTCGCTCATCACGCCGCTCTGCCGGCGGTGGCACAGTTCGGTGACGAAGGCGCGGCCAACCACACGCGTTTCTGCCGTGAGTATGGCGAGGCGGGCGTCGAGTTCTTCGTGTTTGGTCGCAGCGCGTTCGACAACCGTTTCCCTGCGCCGCAGAAGTACCCGGCCCGTCAGACCCTCGAAGCGTCGCAAGCGGTTGCCCGTTTGCACGGGTTGCGTGATGAGGGCGTGGTCTACGCCCAACAGAACCCGAACGTGATTGATCAGGGCGTGTTCCACAACGACGTGATCGCAGTGGGTAACGGTGAGGTGCTGTTCTATCACGAGGATGCATTCCTCGACACCGAGGCGATGCTGGCCGAACTGCAAAGCAAACTCGCCAAGGTTGGCGGCAACTTCCAGTCCGTGTGTGTGCCGCGTTCGGCAGTCACGGTGGATGACGCGGTCCGTTCCTACTTGTTCAACAGCCAGTTGCTGTCGCGTGCTGACGGTTCGATGCTGCTGATCGTGCCGCAAGAGTGCCAGGCCAACGAGCGCGTCTGGGCTTACCTGCAAAGCCTGACCAGCTCCGGCGGTCTGATCCGCGAAGTGAAAGTCTTCGATCTCAAGCAAAGCATGCAGAACGGCGGCGGCCCGGCGTGCCTGCGACTGCGCGTGGCGCTTAACGAAACCGAACTGGCGGCGGTCAACCCAGGGGTTATCATGACGCCACCGTTGTACGGTTCGCTGACCGCATGGGTTGAAAAGCACTACCGCGACCGCCTGAGCGAAACCGATCTGGCGGACCCGCAATTGCTGCTTGAATGCCGGACGGCACTGGATGAACTGACGCAAATCCTTAAACTGGGCGCGGTTTATCCATTCCAGATCAATTGA
- the astE gene encoding succinylglutamate desuccinylase, protein MLALGKLLELTLAGREPAEKTQLTVEGVRMRWLSEGALEVRPPEARDNGLDLLLSAGIHGNETAPIELLDRLLHDIARGDLKPRARILFLFGNPEAIRKGERFVEQDVNRLFNGRHEQSSGSEALRACELERLAASFFSLPDRQRLHYDLHTAIRGSKIEQFALYPWKEGRQHSRLELARLRAAGMEAVLLQNKPSIVFSAYTYDKLGAEAFTLELGKARPFGQNDGVNVSLLETRLKQIIEGTEPQMAEAQLDGLQLFSVAREIIKHSDAFRLNLPQDIENFSELEVGYVLAEDLANTRWIIEEEGARIIFPNPKVKSGLRAGILIVPTTDENLA, encoded by the coding sequence ATGCTCGCCCTCGGCAAACTGCTTGAACTGACCCTCGCCGGCCGCGAACCGGCGGAGAAGACTCAACTGACTGTCGAAGGCGTGCGCATGCGCTGGTTGAGCGAAGGTGCGCTGGAAGTCCGGCCACCCGAAGCGCGCGACAATGGCCTGGACCTGCTGCTTTCAGCAGGCATCCACGGCAACGAAACAGCGCCGATCGAGTTGCTTGATCGGCTGCTGCACGACATCGCACGCGGCGATCTGAAGCCGCGCGCACGCATTCTGTTCCTGTTCGGCAACCCGGAAGCGATTCGCAAGGGCGAGCGTTTCGTCGAGCAGGACGTCAATCGGCTGTTCAATGGCCGTCACGAACAAAGCAGTGGCAGCGAAGCGCTGCGTGCCTGCGAGCTGGAGCGCCTGGCGGCGAGTTTCTTCAGCCTGCCGGATCGCCAGCGTCTGCACTACGACCTGCACACGGCGATTCGAGGCTCGAAGATCGAGCAATTCGCGTTGTATCCGTGGAAGGAAGGTCGCCAGCATTCGCGTCTTGAGCTGGCGCGTCTGCGCGCTGCCGGGATGGAGGCGGTGCTATTGCAGAACAAGCCGTCGATCGTGTTCAGCGCCTACACCTACGACAAGCTCGGTGCCGAGGCTTTCACGCTGGAGTTGGGCAAGGCGCGGCCATTCGGGCAGAACGACGGGGTTAACGTCTCGCTGCTGGAAACTCGTTTGAAGCAGATTATCGAAGGCACTGAGCCGCAGATGGCAGAAGCGCAACTGGATGGTTTGCAGCTTTTCAGTGTGGCGCGGGAAATCATCAAGCACAGCGATGCCTTTCGCTTAAACCTGCCGCAGGACATCGAAAACTTTTCCGAGTTGGAGGTGGGTTACGTGCTGGCCGAAGATCTGGCCAATACCCGCTGGATCATCGAGGAAGAAGGGGCGCGAATCATCTTTCCCAATCCCAAGGTCAAGAGCGGCTTGCGCGCGGGCATCCTGATCGTCCCGACCACCGACGAAAACCTCGCCTGA
- the aruF gene encoding arginine/ornithine succinyltransferase subunit alpha codes for MLVMRPAQMADLGEVQRLAADSPIGVTSLPDDVERLSDKIAASEASFAAEVSFNGEESYFFVLEDSTTGKLVGCSAIVASAGYSEPFYSFRNETFVHASRELKIHNKIHVLSQCHDLTGNSLLTSFYVQRELVGSPWSELNSRGRLLFVASHPERFADSVVTEIVGYSDENGDSPFWDAIGRNFFDLNYAEAERLCGLKSRTFLAELMPHYPIYVPLLPDSAQEAMGQVHPRAQITFDILMREGFETDHYIDIFDGGPTLHARVSGIRSIAQSRVVPVKIGEPVKGAGRQYLVANAQLQDYRAVLLELDYAPGKPVTLDMEAAEALGVGEGASVRLVAV; via the coding sequence ATGCTGGTGATGCGCCCCGCGCAAATGGCTGATCTGGGCGAGGTACAGCGTCTGGCTGCGGACAGCCCGATTGGTGTCACTTCCTTGCCGGATGACGTGGAACGTCTGAGCGACAAGATCGCCGCGAGCGAAGCCTCGTTCGCTGCTGAAGTGAGCTTCAACGGTGAAGAGAGTTACTTCTTCGTCCTCGAAGATTCCACTACCGGCAAGCTGGTCGGCTGCTCGGCGATTGTCGCTTCGGCCGGTTACTCGGAACCGTTCTACAGCTTCCGCAACGAGACCTTCGTCCACGCCTCGCGCGAGTTGAAGATCCACAACAAGATCCACGTGCTCTCGCAGTGCCACGACCTGACCGGCAACAGTTTGTTGACCAGTTTCTACGTGCAGCGTGAGCTGGTCGGCTCGCCGTGGTCGGAGCTCAACTCCCGTGGCCGTCTGTTATTCGTCGCCAGCCACCCGGAGCGTTTCGCTGATTCGGTGGTCACCGAGATCGTCGGTTACAGCGATGAGAACGGCGACTCGCCATTCTGGGACGCGATCGGGCGCAACTTCTTCGACCTCAACTACGCCGAAGCCGAGCGTCTGTGCGGACTGAAAAGCCGCACGTTCCTCGCCGAGCTGATGCCGCATTACCCGATCTACGTGCCGCTGCTGCCGGACTCCGCCCAAGAGGCGATGGGCCAGGTGCACCCGCGTGCGCAGATCACCTTCGATATCCTGATGCGCGAAGGCTTCGAGACCGATCATTACATCGATATTTTCGACGGTGGCCCGACCCTGCATGCGCGTGTCTCGGGGATCCGTTCGATCGCCCAGAGTCGTGTGGTGCCGGTGAAGATCGGCGAGCCGGTCAAAGGTGCCGGGCGTCAGTATCTGGTGGCCAACGCGCAGTTGCAGGATTACCGCGCGGTGCTGCTGGAACTGGATTACGCGCCGGGCAAACCGGTGACGCTGGATATGGAAGCGGCCGAAGCCCTGGGCGTCGGTGAAGGTGCCAGCGTGCGCCTGGTGGCGGTTTAA